AAAAATACATGCAACGTTTTAAAGAATCCAGAAGGAATGTAAATTAtaattggttaaaaaataaaattttttggaATATGgcttaaatacaaatatattattaaaatttatttaacttgtAACTTgtctctttttaatcttttttctttttccctttttttttgagacagggtctctttttgTAGGCCTGGTTGTTCTGTAACTATCTCTGaagaccagcctcaaactcagagatccgcctgcctctgtttcctgaacactgggattaaaggcgtgtgccaacacaaGTGGCTTATGTTATATTCTTCTTGGTCATTACTGCTTTAGATAACAAAGCTCTGCTGCATGGAAATGTACTCTGATGTACTGAAAGAAAAGTCTTCTTTAGAGGCAAGACTCCTCCCTTCAAACCGaagcagaaggaggcagagaaaggcaagcTGGTAGACAATGGAGTTCAGCTGTAAAAACTAGACCTCCGCCAGGGCCAAGGCTGAAATAAAGTCAGCCTGGAAGCTAGTGAGGAAGGGACCAAGCTGTTCTGTCCAGAATGGATGCTCCCAGCCTGAGGCCTGAAGCAAGAGGAAGACCAGGGAGGTTTCCGGACCTGCGCAAACAGTGTCCACTGTCCCAGCTACAACAAAGGCACACGTCTCCACAAAATACCCTGGGGTGCAGTCTTACTACCTCCCTCCAACACTCAGCCACCCAAAGTTACACCCACATCCACCTATAGCCTCAGGTCTAAACATGCCAACTCCATAGGCCTGCTCATGCTTCCCCAGCAGGCTGTAGGCCTTGGCTTTTAGCTCTCTTTTAAGCATAGCACCCAGAGGGTCCTCTCCTCTTAAAACCCCTCTCTGATCTATGCACCAGATGCCCACCTGGCAGCAGCGATTTCCTGGCGCTGGCGGGCAGCACTCACAGCTCGACGGGCACCTTCGACAGCCCTGTCCACCTTCTCCTTGACTTTGCCCCGTCTAAGGGCTAGAGGCAGGAGGCTGCGGACACGTCCCCCGTGCACCAGCCGGTTGCGCTTGTACTTGCCCTCCTCACGGGAGCCATCGGGCCGGGTGGTGCGTCCATATCCGTGCCTTCGGTTGCCCAGCCACTCGCCTTCATAGCGCAGCCCGTTGGATCTCTGGCTCACTCCATAGCCACTGCGCCGGTCTGCACGCCACTCACCAGCGTACACCTCAGTGGCTGAGCCCTCGATGAGGGCGGGTGGCGCTGGGATAGGGGGCCCGCTGGCCTCAGAGCCCGGGGGTCCTGTACTGCCAACTTCGCTGCTCACCTCGCTGCGTAGAGACCCCCTCTTGCTGCCCAGGGAGCTGCGGCGCCCACCAGCCCGGAGCCCGCTGAGCAGCAGTGACCGGCGGAAGAATCCACCTGCTGCTGGAATGCGCTTACGGGAGGACGCCCCATCGGCGTCCCCTGGCCCCGCCAGCACGAAGCCACCTCGAGAGCCAGAGGCTGGGCTGCCTCCTTCATCTCCTGGTAGGGGTAGGGGCGGAGGTGGCGTCGGGGGGTCGCTGTGGCCCGAGTCCAGGGAGGTGCGGCGGGGTGAGCGCAGAAGCGCCGCCTGGTGGTAGGGTACACTCTGGCGCACCCCGTAGCCGTGGCGCTTCCCGGCCTGCCACTGGCCTTGGTAGGTGCCTGTGGATGTATAGGAGTTAAAGAGTCAGAACACTTCACTGGGCTCCCAGCCCCAGCAATCCGTGGTCCCAAAGCCCCTGGAAGCCCAAGCGACAAGTGAAAGGGAAGTAGTTAGCGTGGAGGTCTGGGAAGGGACAGGCCAGGCTTCGTTTGGTAAGTGTGGAAGAGCAGATGATGATATGTAGGTAGCATAAAATGCGTGGATTTTTGGCAGTGTCAGTGGACTGGGGAAAGGCAGAGGAACCAGCAGGCTGGAGTGTATGAAGGACAGGTGGCCCAGAGGCTGTGATGCACAGGCTGACAGGTGGTGGTGTGTAAAAAAATGGCACGTGACAGACAAACAGGACGGCAGAGCACAAACTGACTGGAAGAATACGTTAGATGGAGAGGGGTCAGACAGGTAGAGAGGGTAAGTGGAAGGGGCAGGAAGATAGGGGTGAGGGAGAAGCATGCAGGAGACTGTCAAATGAGGAAGTATGACTTTGGTGGTgatgggagaggcaggaagatgggggCTGGGGGGGATGGTGTGGTGTGAGGGACACACGGGAACACTGGAAACAGAAGGCTGGCGCACCGCACGCATATGGCTagggatggaggatggaggaagggaataGCAGGGCGTGGAGGGCGGAAGGCTGGGGAAGGCACACGCGCCGCAGGCCGGCGGGAGGCGCACGCGGACGGGCAGACAGTAGTGGGCCGGGCCCCGCACCTCCGTCGGAGTAGGTCTCGGTGCCGTAGCCGTCCTGGAAGCCGTCCTTCCAGAGCCCGGCGTAGCGCAGGCCGGACACGCTCTCCCACACGCCGCTGCGCCCCTTCAGCCCGCCCAGCCACTCGCCGCGGTAGGTCCAGCGGCTCTTGCGCTCCACGCCCAGCCCTTCGCGCTTGCCCTGCTGCCAGTGGCCCTGGTAGCTGTGTCCGCCGGGCCCCGTGAAGACACCCAACGACTCGAAGCCGTGCGCCCAGCAGCCGCTGTACTCTCCCTGGGCGCCGGGCCCGGTGCACACGCCGTAGCCATGTGCCCGCCCCGCCTCCCAGCCCCCCACGTAGCAGCCCCCGTCGTCAAAGTCGAACTTGCCCCCGGGGGACATGCATGTAGTTGGCGCGGCCTCAGCCCCCCGGCGACTCAGCgcatcctggggctggagagccgGCTGGGGGCCTGGGGGCCGGGCGAGGCCTGGGGGCGGGGGCAGTTAGACCGGGGCTGGGCGGAGGGGCCCCAGCGCGGGCAGGCAGGGCCGGACCCTCATCCTGAATGGCTGCGGAGAAAGAGGGGTGCAAGTAGAGAGCGAGGCAAGTGGAGAGCGAGGTCCCCTTCTTTGCCTGCCGCTCCCCTGCCGGTGGCTCTAGGGCATCAGCACCGCCCTCCagccctcctcccatcccccctggGCAGCATCTTTCAGCAGCTCCTAAGTCGTGAAGGCAAGGGGGCTTTCCCATCCCTCCCAACTTGTAGAGGGTGCCTCCCGGGACTTGGGGTCCCAGCCCCGATCCCGAGCCCTACTTCTCCAACCTAGAACCCCAGAGTGTGGAGTGTGGATGGCAGTTGGAGGTGGGGGACTTGGGAGGGGCCTGGGGCAGGGTCTTCCGACACCTGCTTTCCTTGGCTATATGGACCCCTCTGCCTTGATTCTTTGGCTTCGCTAGCAAACCCGGGTGCGGGGGAGGCGGAGGTAAAAATGTAGCTGGAAACCCAGACCCAGGTGGGCCGATGGTAGAAtggggatgtggggggggggcggtgaggGTAGGGGTGGGCAGACTGGCGAAAGGGAGGGGACAGGTTACTCACCATGTGGGTTGGGGCTCAGGCTGCCTCCCGGGCGCAGTTTCCATGGCAGGGTCCCTCCACTCACACCTCACCCGGACAAGCCAAACCCCCTTCCCTTCCGGAAAGACTGCCACCAccagagaaggaaggtgggggagCTTTGGGAGAGTCCCCTCTCTCTTCGGCTGAAGGTGCAGGCTAGTGTTGGGGGT
Above is a window of Microtus pennsylvanicus isolate mMicPen1 chromosome 15, mMicPen1.hap1, whole genome shotgun sequence DNA encoding:
- the Jph4 gene encoding junctophilin-4, which produces MSPGGKFDFDDGGCYVGGWEAGRAHGYGVCTGPGAQGEYSGCWAHGFESLGVFTGPGGHSYQGHWQQGKREGLGVERKSRWTYRGEWLGGLKGRSGVWESVSGLRYAGLWKDGFQDGYGTETYSDGGTYQGQWQAGKRHGYGVRQSVPYHQAALLRSPRRTSLDSGHSDPPTPPPPLPLPGDEGGSPASGSRGGFVLAGPGDADGASSRKRIPAAGGFFRRSLLLSGLRAGGRRSSLGSKRGSLRSEVSSEVGSTGPPGSEASGPPIPAPPALIEGSATEVYAGEWRADRRSGYGVSQRSNGLRYEGEWLGNRRHGYGRTTRPDGSREEGKYKRNRLVHGGRVRSLLPLALRRGKVKEKVDRAVEGARRAVSAARQRQEIAAARAADALLKAVAASSVAEKAVEAARMAKLIAQDLQPMLEAPGRRPRHDSGGSDTEPLDEDSPGVYENGLTPSEGSPELPSSPAHSHQPWRAPACRSPLPPRGNWGPFSSPKAWPEEWGGPGEQAEELAGYEAEDEAGMQGPGPRDGSPLLGGCSDSSGSLREEEGEDEESLPQLRAPGGSESEPATTPVLRGLSSRGPDAGCLMEELEEPAATERPAQPGAANPLVVGAVALLDLSLAFLFSQLLT